The DNA segment GCCACCGTCACCCCAGACCATGAAGGCCAGCGGGCAGTAGACCAGGGTGACCCAGATCGGGACGAAGACGATCCAGGCGGAGAAGCGGGCACGATCGGCCAGGGACCCCGAGATCAGGGCAACGGTGATGATCGCGAAGGTGGCTCCGAAACCGGCACTGATCAGGTCAGGAGTGCCGACCAACGGCTGCAGGGCGAAGTACTCGAACGGGTTGCCGAAGACGCCACCGATGCTGCTCGCCCCGGAGACCGAGTAGCCCCACAGGACCCAGACGACGCCCACGATGCCCATCGAGATGATGCTCATCATGATCATGTTCAGCGCCGACTTGGCACGGGTCATACCGCCGTAGAGAAAGGCGACACCCGGGGTCATCAGCAGCACCAGTGCGGCGGCGACGATCACCCAGACATCGACGGAACTCAGTACGGGTTCCTCCATGAAAATCCTCCTTGTACATGTGCCCCGACGCGGCTCGGGGCGTCAGCAGGCAAGTCTGGGAGGTTGATGTTTCATCCGTTCCGCCCCGCGTTACAGCCGCGTTAAAGGTCGATTCTGCGGGAACTTCGAGGCCTTGTCACAATGGTCCGGTGCGCGATGTAACCCTGCTCGGATCCACCGGATCGATCGGTACCCAGGCTCTCGACCTGTTGGGTCCGCGGCGTGCGGACTATCGGGTACGAGGGCTGGCCGCCGGCGGCTCGAACACCTCGCTGTTGGCCGAGCAGATCCTCGACTTCTCGCCCGAGGTCGTCGCCTTGGCCCGTCCCAGCGCGGTACAGGACCTGCAACTCGCGCTCTACGCCGCAGCCAAGCAGCGCGGCTGGGCCAAGGGGGAACTGAAGCTGCCGAAGATCCTCGCCGGCCCGGACGCGATCACCGAACTGGCCGCCGGCGGTACCGACCTGGTGCTGAACGCGATCACCGGCGCGGCCGGGCTGTCGGCGACCCTGGCGGCACTGGACACGAAGGCGACGCTCGCCCTGGCGAACAAGGAATCCCTGGTGATCGGCGGACGACTGGTCACCGAGGCCGCCGGCCCCGATCAGCTGGTGCCGGTCGACTCCGAACATTCCGCGCTCGCCCAGGCGCTGCGCTCGGGCGGACACGGTGAGGTCGACAAGCTGGTGCTGACCGCCTCCGGCGGACCGTTCCGCGGGCGTACCCGGGCCGAATTGGCCCAGGTGACGCCGCAGCAGGCGATGGCCCACCCGACCTGGGACATGGGGCGGGTGATCACCATCAACTCCGCCTCGATGGTGAACAAGGCACTGGAGGTGCTGGAGGCACACCTGTTGTTCGACGTCGACCTGGCCGACATCGAGGTGGTGGTGCACCCGCAGTCGATCGTCCACTCGATGGTGCAGTTCGTCGACGGGTCGACGATCGCCCAGTGCTCACCGCCGGACATGCGGTTGCCGATCGGCCTGGCACTCAGTTGGCCGCAGCGGCTGCCCGGTGCCAGCGCACCGATCGACTGGTCGCAGGCGGCCAGCTGGACCTTCGAGCCGCTGGATGCCGAGACCTTCACCGCGGTCGACCTGATCCGGCGCTGCGGCGCCGCCGGGGGCACCGCGCCGGCCGTGTTCAACGCCGCCAACGAGGTCGCGGTGGACGCCTTCTGCGAGGGGGCCATCGGGTTCACCGACATCGTCGACACCGTCGAACGGGTCGTCGAGGACCACCTGCGCCCCCGCGGGCCCCGATCTTCGGGGCCGATTTCGGATGCCGACGTAGGATCATCGTTGGTCGGTGACCCCGAACTCGACCTGGCCTCGGTGCTCGCAGCCGACCGCTGGGCGCGCCGCCGGGCGACCGCGCTGACCACGAAGACCGGCTCGGAGTCGGTAGGACCGGGCGAGGAAGGGACAGACCTGAGGTGATGGAGACCCTCATCTACGTGGGCGCAGCCATTGGCTTCTTCGCCCTGATCATGGCCTCCATCGCGCTGCACGAGATCGGTCACCTGATCCCGGCGAAGATCTTCGACGTCAAGACCACCCAGTACTTCGTGGGCTTCGGCCGTACCTTGTGGTCGACGCGGATCGGTGAGACCGAGTACGGGGTGAAGGCCCTGCCACTGGGCGGATTCGTCCGGATGGTGGGGATGTACCCGCGGCACGCCGACGGTTCACTGCGCGCGTCCAGTTCCGGGTTGTTCCAGAACCTCGCCGACTCGGCGCGGGAGTTCGAGCACGAGGAGATCCGGCCCGAGGACGAAGGGCGGCTGTTCTACCAGAAGAAGCCCTGGCAGAAGCTGATCATCATGTTCGCCGGACCGTTGATGAACCTGCTGCTCGCCTTCGCGTTGTTGCAGACCCTGTTCGGGATGAATGGGATCGTGCAGCCGACGTTGGAGGTCACCCGGGTCCAGGAATGTGTCATCCCGGCCGACCGGGCCGAACAGGTCTGTCAGCCCGGTGACCCGCTCACCCCGGCGGTCGAGGCCGGGCTGCAACCCGGTGACGTGATCGTCGGCTTCAACGGCGTCACGGTCGAGAACTGGGACCAGCTCAGCGAACTGATCCGCACCAACTACGACCGATCGGCGCAGATCACCGTCGAACGTGGCGGTTCAGCAGTCGAACTGCCCACGGTGAACACCATCGTCACCAGTCGGCCCGATGACGTCGATCCGGCCAAACAGGTGGCGGTCGGCTTCCTCGGCGTGGAGCCGGGGTCGGAACGTGTCGCCGGCACCCCCGGCCGGGTGGTCGAGACGATGGTCGACATGACGCACTCGTCGATCGTCGGGGTGATCAACCTGCCGGTTCGCGTCTACTACACCGCCGCCGATCTGGTCACCGGCCAGCAGCGTGATCCGAACGGCCCGATGAGCGTCGTCGGGGCCAGCCGCGTCGCCGGGGAGGTGGCGACCACGGACCAACTGACCAATCCCGACCGCGGCTCCTACGTACTGCTGCTGCTCGGATCGGTGAATCTGTTCGTCGCCGTGCTGAACCTGGTCCCGCTGATGCCCTTCGACGGCGGTCACATCGCCGGAGCGCTGTGGGAGTGGCTGCGGCGTGGTTTGGCGAAGGTGTTCGGCAGACCCGATCCCGGGTACGTCGATGTCGCCAAGACTTTGCCCGTCGCCTATCTTGTAGGTGGATTCCTGATGATCTGCGGTGTCGTCCTGATCGTGGCCGACGTGGTCTCGCCGATCACCTTGTTCTGAACCCGGAGGGGTTCTGCCCGACCGAGCCTTGAGGAGGCCGAACGCATGACCGTTGACCTGGGGATTCCGACGGCACCGCCCCCGGTGCTCGCCCCGCGGCGCCAGACACGCAAGATCCGTGTCGGCAAGGTCGACGTCGGTGGCGACGCCCCGGTCTCGGTGCAGTCGATGACCACCACCCCCACCACCGACATCAACGCCACCTTGCAGCAGATCGCCGAGCTGACCGCTGCCGGCTGTGACATCGTGCGGGTCGCCTGCCCCAGCCAGGACGATGCCGACGCGCTGCCGGCGATCGCGAAGAAGTCGCAGATCCCGGTGATCGCCGACATCCACTTCCAGCCCAAGTACGTCTTCGCCGCGATCGATGCCGGTTGCGCCGCGGTACGGGTGAACCCGGGCAACATCCGCAAGTTCGACGACCAGGTGAAGGAGATCGCGAAGGCGGCCTCCGATGCCGGGGTCTCCCTGCGGATCGGGGTGAACGCGGGCTCGCTGGACAAGCGACTGCTCGCCAAGTACGGCAAGGCCACCCCGGAAGCACTGGTCGAGTCCGCGGTCTGGGAAGCCTCGCTGTTCGAGGAGCACGGTTTCCACGATTTCAAGATCTCGGTCAAGCACAACGACCCGGTGGTGATGGTCCGGGCCTACGAGCTGCTGGCCGAGCAGGGTGACTGGCCGCTGCACCTGGGGGTCACCGAGGCAGGTCCGGCGTTCCAGGGCACGATCAAGTCCGCCACCGCCTTCGGTGCACTGCTGAGCCGGGGGATCGGCGACACCATCCGGGTCTCGCTGTCCGCCCCGCCGGTGGAGGAGGTGAAGGTCGGTACCCAGATCCTGCAGTCGCTGAACCTGCGGCCACGGAAGCTGGAGATCGTCTCCTGCCCCTCCTGCGGCCGCGCGCAGGTCGATGTCTACAAGCTGGCCGATGCGGTCACCGCCGGATTGGAGGGCCTGGAGGTCCCGCTGCGGGTGGCCGTCATGGGCTGTGTGGTGAACGGCCCCGGTGAGGCCCGTGAGGCCGATCTCGGCGTGGCGTCCGGCAACGGCAAGGGCCAGATCTTCGTCAAGGGTGAGGTGATCAAGACCGTCAAGGAGTCCGAGATCGTGGAGACACTGATCGAGGAGGCCATGCGGATCGCGGACACGATGGAGGGCGCCGAGGGTGGCGCTCCCGAGGTCACCGTGTCGTGACCGCACCCGCTGTCGCCGGAGAGGTCCGCGTCGTCTGTGATGCCGACCTGGATGCGGTGACGGCCCTGCTCGCCACCAAACCGGTCGAATCGGTCTTCGTGGCGTCCCGGATCGCCGCCTACGGGCTGGATCCGTTCCGGCTGGGTTGCCCGGTCTGGGGATGGTTCCGCGAAGGCGAGCTGAAGGCCCTGTGCCATGCCGGGTCGAACCTGATCCCTTTCGGCGCCGACGACGAGGCCTTGTCGGCTTTCGCCGAACAGGCCGGAGTGCGCCGCCGCTGTACCTCGATCGGCGGGCCATCGGCCTCGGTGATGCCGCTGTGGCAGGAGCTGTGCACCCGCGGACGCGATTGGCGAGCGGTACGTGAGGTGCGTGCACGACAGCCGCTGATGATGATCGACCGACCCTCACCGGTGCCGGCCGACCCGCAGGTGCAGCCCATCGGCCGTCGCGACATGGATGCCTATTTCGACGCCTCGGTGGCGATGTACACCGAGGAGGTGGGTGTCTCCCCGTTCCCCCACGGCAGCTCGCGCTACTACCGCGGGTACGTCCGGGAGCTGATCCGCCGTGGGCACTCCTTCGGGGTGGTGGAGAACGGCCGGGTGCTGTTCAAGGCCGACATCGGCTCCCTGGCCAACGGGGTGGCACAGATCCAAGGGGTGTGGGTGGCACCGGACCGCCGCGGCAGGGGTCTGGCCCCGTCGGCGATGGCCGCGGTTGTGGCTCTGGCTCTCGAACATGCGCCGTCGGTCAGCCTCTACGTGAACGACTTCAACACCGCGGCACTGCGTACCTATCAGCGGGTCGGTTTCGGCCAGATCGGCGAGTTCGCCACCATCTTGTACTAGACCAGCGGACACGGGGCGAGCGCAGGAAACCAGCCTCGACCCGCCCGTCTCCGGCCACGTCGTGGTCTCGGACAACACGAGGTGGCGGCGGTCTCCACCGGCCGACAGGCACGACAAACGTCGGTCGACGGCTCCCCCTGATCGATCCGTGAGCCACCGGGATCAAGATCGTGTCAGGTGTCTCGCAACGTGGCGGCCACCTACCCCGAAGTGCTGGGGGTGCGGCACCATGGACGTCTTTGCAACTCAGGAAAGGGTCATCACGCTTGTCGCGCTGGCCTGCTTGGTCGGGCTGATCGCTGGGCTGGGAGTAAGCCTGCTCCCGTTCCGGCCTGGGGTTGTGCTCGGGTCCGTCTGGGGAATTTCCATGTTCGTCCTGGCGGTCCTCCTCGCGGCCAGAGGCAATGTGCCGCAGCACTACACGTTGTACGGAGCAGTTGTGCTCGGCGGTGTCGCGTGTTTCGCTGGAGGGACGGCTGTTCCGGGTCTCATCCGATCCATGGGGAAGTCACGGGGGCCCATCTGAACGACACGGCGGTGTGGCTTGCAGGTGCCTGTCGCTGCCGCCTGCTTCACAGCCCGGTCCTGACCGAGCGCCCGCGTGTCGCGACGCCTCTCAACCGCGGCCGGGTTCGGCATCGGGTGGTACGTCGTCACCATGGAACGACTCGGTGATGTTGCCCGCCTTCGCCGTCGACGGGTCGGAGGCGATGAAGGCATTGAGCCACCGCATCTTCGGGTCCGCATCGATCAGCAGCGCCTTCACCAACAGGGTCGACGGCAGGGCCAGCAACGCGCCCAGTGGGCCGAGCACCGAGGCCCAGAACAACAGCGACAGGAACGAGATCGTCGGCGTGACCCCGACCGCGTCACCGGTGAACTTCGGCTGGATCAGCGACTGGATGACGAAGTTCAGCACCGAGTACCCGATCACCACGATCAGTGCGGCCACCGGCCCGCTGTCCAACAGCGCCATCAACGCCGGCGGGACCAGACCGAGCACGAAACCGATGTTCGGGATGTAGTTGGTGATGAACGACAGCACGCCCCACACCAACGCCAGCGGCACCCCGATCGCCATCAACAAGACCACGTCCAGGACGGCGACGACGATGCCGAACACGGTGGTGACGACCCAGTAACGGCGTACCCCCTGGGAGAACGACACCAGGGCCTCGGTGATCCGCGGGTTGACCATGTCGGAGATCCGCATCCGGTCGTCGATGCTGATCAGGTCCAGCACCAGGAAGAAGATCACGGTCAACAGCACCAGCAGCAGCGAGCCGACGCTGCCGACATTCGACAGCACCCCGGTCGCGGCGCTGACCACACTCTGCGGGTTGATTCCCTGCAACTGTTGGGTGATCTGCAAAGTGGTGATCCCGAACGACCCGAGAAGCTCCAGGGCGGAGTTGTAGAGGCTGATGAACTGCGGGGCGTAACGCGGCATCTCCTGCACGAAGGCGGCGATCGCGTAGTAGATCGCGTAGAAGAACAGGAACAGGAAGATCAACACCGCGATACCGGCGGCGGTGGCGGCCAATGCCTTCGGAACGCCGCGCCGGCGAAGCCAGGACGCCAGCGGAGCGGCAGCCAGCACCAGGTTGATGCCGAAGAAGACCGGGGCGATGATGTCGTTGAACTCGCGAATGCCGAAGATGATCAGGATCCCGGCACCGACGCTGAGCAGAACCAGCAGCACCCTGGGGGTGCCGATCCGGTCGGTCAGGCCGTCGAGCTGGCCGGAGATCCGACGCAGTTCGCGCTGTTCGGCACTCGGGTCGGGCCGCTGGGTCACCGCCGGCGGAGCAGGGGTCGGGCGCGTTGGCGCTCCGCGCCGCGTCAACCATCCGAACACCGTTCCGCCTCCTGTTCCCGGCACCGCGATGATGTCGTCGCAGAACACTCTGCCCTATGCAGGTAGGTGTCTGCGCAGGCGACACCGGTAGTTCGACCCGGCATCATGGTGGCCGTGGGCGAGATTGCATCGAGTGAGGTCGCATGGCGGTTCAGCCGCTGGCAGTTGTTCCTCGCCCGGGACGAGGTGCGGATCTCGGTCGCCTGGGCCTTGGCACGGTGGCCGGGTTGCTCACCGCGTTCAACCTGGTCACCTCCGCAGATCCCTGGACCCGGGTGATGTGTGCCTACCTGGCGGCCCCGGTGGTCGCCACCGTCATCACCGGCGCTCTCAGCCACGCCGTCTTCGTCCAGCTCGACTCCGGGTCCCTGCACGAGTTGCTGCGCCGGACGGAGCAACGACGCACCCTGCTGGACTTCCTGTTCAGCACCGATGACTCCGGTCTCAGCTGGGCGGTCCAAGGCGCCCTCGGTTCGCTGATCGCGATCTTCTGGTTGATCCTGAACGGTGAGCGCGACGACGGTCGGGTGGCGGTGCTGACCGTCCTCGGCGTGACGGCCGCCTGGGTGATGATGGTCCTCGCCTACACCGTCGACTATGCCCGGGCCAATGCCGTGCAGGAGGGGCTGGAGTTCCCCGGGGTGGAGCATCCAGTCTTCTCCGA comes from the Naumannella halotolerans genome and includes:
- the dxr gene encoding 1-deoxy-D-xylulose-5-phosphate reductoisomerase, with protein sequence MRDVTLLGSTGSIGTQALDLLGPRRADYRVRGLAAGGSNTSLLAEQILDFSPEVVALARPSAVQDLQLALYAAAKQRGWAKGELKLPKILAGPDAITELAAGGTDLVLNAITGAAGLSATLAALDTKATLALANKESLVIGGRLVTEAAGPDQLVPVDSEHSALAQALRSGGHGEVDKLVLTASGGPFRGRTRAELAQVTPQQAMAHPTWDMGRVITINSASMVNKALEVLEAHLLFDVDLADIEVVVHPQSIVHSMVQFVDGSTIAQCSPPDMRLPIGLALSWPQRLPGASAPIDWSQAASWTFEPLDAETFTAVDLIRRCGAAGGTAPAVFNAANEVAVDAFCEGAIGFTDIVDTVERVVEDHLRPRGPRSSGPISDADVGSSLVGDPELDLASVLAADRWARRRATALTTKTGSESVGPGEEGTDLR
- a CDS encoding M50 family metallopeptidase, which gives rise to METLIYVGAAIGFFALIMASIALHEIGHLIPAKIFDVKTTQYFVGFGRTLWSTRIGETEYGVKALPLGGFVRMVGMYPRHADGSLRASSSGLFQNLADSAREFEHEEIRPEDEGRLFYQKKPWQKLIIMFAGPLMNLLLAFALLQTLFGMNGIVQPTLEVTRVQECVIPADRAEQVCQPGDPLTPAVEAGLQPGDVIVGFNGVTVENWDQLSELIRTNYDRSAQITVERGGSAVELPTVNTIVTSRPDDVDPAKQVAVGFLGVEPGSERVAGTPGRVVETMVDMTHSSIVGVINLPVRVYYTAADLVTGQQRDPNGPMSVVGASRVAGEVATTDQLTNPDRGSYVLLLLGSVNLFVAVLNLVPLMPFDGGHIAGALWEWLRRGLAKVFGRPDPGYVDVAKTLPVAYLVGGFLMICGVVLIVADVVSPITLF
- the ispG gene encoding flavodoxin-dependent (E)-4-hydroxy-3-methylbut-2-enyl-diphosphate synthase is translated as MTVDLGIPTAPPPVLAPRRQTRKIRVGKVDVGGDAPVSVQSMTTTPTTDINATLQQIAELTAAGCDIVRVACPSQDDADALPAIAKKSQIPVIADIHFQPKYVFAAIDAGCAAVRVNPGNIRKFDDQVKEIAKAASDAGVSLRIGVNAGSLDKRLLAKYGKATPEALVESAVWEASLFEEHGFHDFKISVKHNDPVVMVRAYELLAEQGDWPLHLGVTEAGPAFQGTIKSATAFGALLSRGIGDTIRVSLSAPPVEEVKVGTQILQSLNLRPRKLEIVSCPSCGRAQVDVYKLADAVTAGLEGLEVPLRVAVMGCVVNGPGEAREADLGVASGNGKGQIFVKGEVIKTVKESEIVETLIEEAMRIADTMEGAEGGAPEVTVS
- a CDS encoding GNAT family N-acetyltransferase, translated to MTAPAVAGEVRVVCDADLDAVTALLATKPVESVFVASRIAAYGLDPFRLGCPVWGWFREGELKALCHAGSNLIPFGADDEALSAFAEQAGVRRRCTSIGGPSASVMPLWQELCTRGRDWRAVREVRARQPLMMIDRPSPVPADPQVQPIGRRDMDAYFDASVAMYTEEVGVSPFPHGSSRYYRGYVRELIRRGHSFGVVENGRVLFKADIGSLANGVAQIQGVWVAPDRRGRGLAPSAMAAVVALALEHAPSVSLYVNDFNTAALRTYQRVGFGQIGEFATILY
- a CDS encoding AI-2E family transporter, giving the protein MTQRPDPSAEQRELRRISGQLDGLTDRIGTPRVLLVLLSVGAGILIIFGIREFNDIIAPVFFGINLVLAAAPLASWLRRRGVPKALAATAAGIAVLIFLFLFFYAIYYAIAAFVQEMPRYAPQFISLYNSALELLGSFGITTLQITQQLQGINPQSVVSAATGVLSNVGSVGSLLLVLLTVIFFLVLDLISIDDRMRISDMVNPRITEALVSFSQGVRRYWVVTTVFGIVVAVLDVVLLMAIGVPLALVWGVLSFITNYIPNIGFVLGLVPPALMALLDSGPVAALIVVIGYSVLNFVIQSLIQPKFTGDAVGVTPTISFLSLLFWASVLGPLGALLALPSTLLVKALLIDADPKMRWLNAFIASDPSTAKAGNITESFHGDDVPPDAEPGRG
- a CDS encoding DUF1345 domain-containing protein, translated to MAVQPLAVVPRPGRGADLGRLGLGTVAGLLTAFNLVTSADPWTRVMCAYLAAPVVATVITGALSHAVFVQLDSGSLHELLRRTEQRRTLLDFLFSTDDSGLSWAVQGALGSLIAIFWLILNGERDDGRVAVLTVLGVTAAWVMMVLAYTVDYARANAVQEGLEFPGVEHPVFSDYVYQSLTVATSVATSDADITSRSMRRLVSGNAVVAFVFNTVIVALLVSLVTSFR